DNA sequence from the uncultured Ilyobacter sp. genome:
AGGATATGGAGACTGCTGAGGTAAAGAAACTAGACAAAATAGTAAGGGATACAATCGTGGAGAACTTTGAGAAATTTTAGTTCTCCTTTTTTTATGCCCAGGTCACATAAGTTACTGAAAAATAAAAAACAGTGTATTAATATGTTCTTGAAAACAAGAGAGAATTTCATAAAAAATATAACTCGTAATTCTTTAGTAGTTTAATAAAAAAACTTGAAAAAGTATTTGCTTTATGTTATCCTTCCATAAAATGTAACCGTTACAAGAAAGAAAAAAATTCAATGCAAAATAGGAAGTATAGGTTAACAAAAAAATCTTTTGTAAGTTACGAGATCATGAATTTCATGAAAAAAAACGTTACTAAGGTATTAAAAGAATGGACAGCTAGACGAGGTGTTATTAAATAGTACAGTGTAATAATGTTTGACATAGTTTAATACCTGTGATATACTGATTCCGATTATTCTAAAAATGTTAATAATTTCTCTAAAGTGTAAAATTTCACTTCACTTTAGAGGGGAAGCGTCAAGTATTGTTAAAAATCGTTGAAAATATATTTATAACTATAAAAAATCTAGGAGGAACTCAATATGTTCGAACAATGGCAAGGGTTTAAAGGGGATCTCTGGAAAAAAGAGATCAACGTAAGGGATTTTATACAAAACAATTATACTCCATACACTGGGGATGAGAGCTTCTTAGTTGAACCAACTGATGCTACTAAAAAACTATGGAACAAGCTTACAGAGATGTTTAAAGTAGAGCAGGAAAAAGGTGTCTATGATGCTGAGACAAAAGTTCCTTCTGCATTGGATGCATATGGACCTGGGTATATTGACAAAGATCTTGAAAAGATCGTAGGAGTGCAGACTGATGCCCCTCTAAAAAGAGGAATATTCCCTAAAGGTGGAGTAAGATTAGTAGAGCAGGCTCTAGACGCATACGGGTATGAGCTTGATGACTTTACAAAAGAGATCTTTACTAAATACAGAAAGCACCATAACCAAGGTGTATTTGATGTATACACTCCTGAAATCAAAGCAGCTAGAAGTAACGGTCTAGTAACTGGACTTCCTGATGCTTACGGAAGAGGAAGAATCATCGGAGATTACAGAAGAATAGCTATTTACGGTCTAGATAGACTTATTGAAGATAAAAAATCTCAACTTGATCTTCTAGATGTAGATACAATGTCAGACGATGTCATAAGAAAAAGAGAAGAAGTTTCTGAGCAAGTAAGAGCTCTTCAAGCATTTGGAAAAATGTGTGCATCTTATGGGTTTGACATATCAAAGCCAGCTGAAACAGCTCAGGAAGCTATACAGTTTGTATACTTCGCATACCTTGGAGCTGTAAAGGACCAGGACGGAGCAGCAATGTCACTGGGAAGAACAGCAACATTCTTAGATATATACATCAACAGAGATTTAGAAAACGGAAAAATAACTGAAGAAGAAGCCCAAGAGTTTATAGACCAGTTCATCATGAAGCTTAGAATCGTAAGATTCTTGAGACCGCCTGCATACAACGAGTTATTCTCAGGAGATCCAGTATGGACAACTGAGGTTCTTGGAGGAGAAGGTACAGACGGAAGAACTCTAGTAAGTAAAACATCATTTAGATACCTAAATACATTATATAACCTAGGACCAGCACCTGAGCCAAACTTAACAGTGCTTTGGTCTAGAAAATCTCCAGAAAACTGGAAAAAATTCTGTGCAAAAGTATCTATTGATACATCAGCACTTCAATATGAGAATGACGACCTTATGAGACCTCAATTCGGAGACGACTATGCTATCGCTTGTTGTGTATCTCCTATGAAAGTCGGAAAAGGGATGCAATTCTTCGGAGCGAGAGTAAATCTTCCTAAAGCACTTCTTTACGCTATAAACGGTGGTAAAGACGAGAAATCAGGAAAGCAGGTTGCACCTCACTTTGCACCTATAACTTCTGAATACCTTGACTTTGACGTAGTAATGGAAAGATATGAAGAGGTACTTAAGTGGCTTGCAGGAGTATATGTAAGAGCCCTAAACATCATCCACTACATGCACGATAAATATGCTTACGAAACATTTGAAATGGCTCTAC
Encoded proteins:
- the pflB gene encoding formate C-acetyltransferase, yielding MFEQWQGFKGDLWKKEINVRDFIQNNYTPYTGDESFLVEPTDATKKLWNKLTEMFKVEQEKGVYDAETKVPSALDAYGPGYIDKDLEKIVGVQTDAPLKRGIFPKGGVRLVEQALDAYGYELDDFTKEIFTKYRKHHNQGVFDVYTPEIKAARSNGLVTGLPDAYGRGRIIGDYRRIAIYGLDRLIEDKKSQLDLLDVDTMSDDVIRKREEVSEQVRALQAFGKMCASYGFDISKPAETAQEAIQFVYFAYLGAVKDQDGAAMSLGRTATFLDIYINRDLENGKITEEEAQEFIDQFIMKLRIVRFLRPPAYNELFSGDPVWTTEVLGGEGTDGRTLVSKTSFRYLNTLYNLGPAPEPNLTVLWSRKSPENWKKFCAKVSIDTSALQYENDDLMRPQFGDDYAIACCVSPMKVGKGMQFFGARVNLPKALLYAINGGKDEKSGKQVAPHFAPITSEYLDFDVVMERYEEVLKWLAGVYVRALNIIHYMHDKYAYETFEMALHDLEIERTQAHGIAGVSIVADSLAAIKNAKVKVIRDEAGMAVDFEIEGDYEAFGNNHDETDQFAVSITKKFMDMIRTHQMYRGARPTQSILTITSNVVYGKKTGATPCGRKSGAPFAPGANPMNGRDKKGAIAALTSVAKLPFEHANDGISYTFAITPATLGKEKEDRCNNLVNLMDGYFEPAGGHHLNVNVFDKALLEDAMAHPEKYPQLTIRVSGYAVNFTKLNKEQQLDVISRTINERI